The Prunus dulcis chromosome 5, ALMONDv2, whole genome shotgun sequence genomic sequence GGGAGCAGGGAGATGTTCATcatgaaaatcaaactaaccatcaaactataaatatgagaagaGATGAACAGATCAAGGATAgccaaaaatcaatcaaaataaaaactctcaAGACCACAATTgacaaaatgatcacttgatctcaaaagccttcaaacactgaagcaaccaaagctcattgagccataataaacaagtcagctatAATTCAAAATCTCTTATTTCAGTTTAGTTCAGAGAAATAGTTATACAAAGCGAGacttctctcgttacaaatttgctTCAGCATAAGCCAAGTCAAGCAGAGTCCAGGTtcttacaaatatgaaaacctcaacaaatttatggaaagccgtgatcaagcagaacaggtatTACAGTGCAGTTTCAGCTCAGTAATCATCAAATCCAGCTACTTCTACCCCTTTCAGACTGAAGAGTTTCCAATTTTGCCTATTCAAAAAGCCTCAcagggcttgaaatagattaaagctctgccaaactcgaacgttggtatcgatttacaactgaaacttgacagttgaaggtgttgatgGTCCAATCTAGCACAGACATACCCAGTGCAGTCCAGATCAAAGCAGCTATACAGGCAGAAATTGAAGTCCAACgctcttttgtcttttttagaGTTGGTCTTTTCCTTTCTGAGCTTTGTAAAATGTAGTTTTGCCTGAAACAGTtcactttcttatcatttattctggccagaactatCAGTTTTGTATTGTGAAAATTTGTAAAGTTCTTACCAGTCTAAGGCAataaaagaacttacttgggagatattcatcaccCAAATTCAGAAATCGCttgtttaaaaattaataacttagggcgcaagttatctattttaagggagtctgctaggatttttaTTGCTAGCAGTAACACGCtcatacacaaaagaaagttgacttgttgaccacaaatgattttcaaccaaatgggaaactttaccctaccatcacaggaACAAATCAAAAACAGGTGAATAATAATGCTAAGAATAgatatatgactaaatatctctaaaatcATTTGCGGCAAAAGAAGGTGTTTGACATCAcacaatataaaaaagatgaGTGCAATTGTCAGTACATTATCTCTTGAATTGCATACCTGAgcattttctgattttttatgATACCTCTCTTGTGTTTTTTCCTGTTATTGAATCAAGTTAaggtatttttttcaaaaataaaaataaaaatcttttaaATCTAAAAATAGTGGGGCTCAACAAATTATGCTTAAGAGTCATTTTGATATGAAATACTATAATCCTAAAGCTACAATCCTCACCCTCATCTCTTCCGCAAGTGTAGCCATCTAACCTTTGGTTTTAGACGCTAGATTCATAACATGTGAAATAAGGTATAGAAAGTTCCATTTTGAAAGTTGAGGGATTTTCTCAAGTCGATACAAAGTTCGGGACCATAGCTTCTAAAAAGTTTTTgtcaatatatatatgcactGTGGTCCAGCCAAGTTGAGCCCATGCAGAGCGTGACGTGAACTGAGCCCATtacgagaaaaaaaaattggtcacTCTCATTTCTCActtccatttctttcttgatGGTTCATTGTGATAATGCtcttattttgacaaaatatataCAGTGCTTTGATGAGTGCATGcagcagaaaaagaaaaaggatgagTCACTCAGGAGGAGCTATGAAgctgatgatggtgatgatagCCATGGCCCTGCTCACCACAAGCCATGGCATTGGCATCCACATTAACACCAGCGTCGTCACCCGCGGCTATTCTGCCTCCCTGTGCAACGGCCTCACCTACACGGCGTGCCGGATTAAACACTCTGAGTTGGACTTTGACTTAGAGTTCATATTGGATTTAGAATTCAGCCTAAGGATCCTCAAGGTCAAGGGTGACGGTTCCAATCCCACTACTATAATCAAAACAACGAGGAAAGGCTGCGTTCTGCAACCGAGTTGGTAACCAAGATCCCTGCCACGGTAGgtaacaaaaaccaaaatcccACACCAGAGCACTGCAAGGAGGAACCCACCAATAAGACTTGCTGGAAACATTTCTAAATCAAATATTTGACCGCTACTACCACTGgtgtccttttttttgtttgcttctttCTGCTTCTTAGTATTTGGTGCCCTACTCATCAGTGTcagtttaatttctttgtacGTTTGTGTGCTTTTGATtctcctttttaattttttttgttttattaagggACTGAAAGATTCGAAATTGGGATCTTTTGTATTATTTAGAAGAACGAGTTGGTTGGTTCTTCAAATACTTGTGTGCTGTATTCTGTATTAACCAAAGTTCAAGTCTATATGAATTACCTTTTTATGAATTTCAAGTCTATTTGGTAACATGAGAGCTTGAATTCTTAATTGAGTGCACCAAAAATCTAGACCAATCGAACTAACACCCTATTAGTGATTTTAATACTTTAATTGAGATATTTACatttaaatgaagaaaacatgTACacctattatttttatatgagtGATATGCCTAGAAGGATGACACTCCtaaactctaaaccctaaaccccacTACATAAATAAGAGTACTTATTATGGCTTATGAATAAGACGTGTGCCTATGAAGTAACTTGGCTATTATGTAagttatatatacatgtataagGTGTATATTACTTAATACATGTACCTATCTTTctaataatgtaattaattttttattataaataatgtatctatttttttatttatataaatgatgaAGTTAACTCATAAAGACTGGTTATAACTGTGTTGTAAGGAGTCATTTTCTCTTAACTGTAAAACATATACATTATTCAATCAATAATGGctcaaaatgaaaagtttATGGAGGGGCCTAGCTGTGCTTTGGATGAAGAGTAAAGAGCCACGTActtcttctatatatatatatacgacAGTGCTTTTAGGACTGCATGcagcagaaaaagaaagcaaaaacaaaaacaaaagatgagTAACTCAGGAGGAGCTATGAAgctgatgatggtgatgatggcCATGACCCTGCTCACCACAAGCCATGGCATTGGCATCCCCATCAACACCAGCGTCGTCACCGTCGGCTACTCCGCCTCCGGGTGCAATGGCCTCACCGACACGGGGTGCCGTTTTGCACACTCTGAGTTGGACTTTGACTCGGAGTTCATGCTGGACTCGGAATTCAGCATAAGGCTCCTCCAGACAATTTCTGGTACTGTAGTTGGGCAGTCGTTGATTGCTGGCCAAAGTGCCTGTAACCGACCGGGTGAAAAAAGCTGCCATGGCAAGCCAAACAACACACCCATTCAAGAGCACTGCACGGATCAATACAATAAGGCTTGCCACGGATATCCTCGAACTTAAATGTTTTGTGATATCATTTAGAAGAACCGGTTGGTTAGTTCTTCAAATATTTGTGTGCTGTAATCGTGTTAACCAGTTTCAAGTCTATATGAATTACTCTTTCTTTTCAATGtcggaaaaataaaacattacaattttttgtgtgtgattCATGTTTGGGGAACTTTATTTCAATCTATTGAAAGGCAACTCCTtgctttattaaaaaaaaaaaaccacgtACTTTTAAGTTCCTGAATGAATTGAACACACCCGCCAAACATACCGAAAATGTCATGTAGTAAATGTCTACCTACCATACTATTTACACCACAGCAACTTCTAAACACACGAATTCCTCTCTTTTCACATGTGAAATCACCCACTGCAAATAGCGAGGCAACTATGAATGATGACATTGGAGATCATGATGGCTCATGACTACCTTGAGAGAGTACCCTATTGATATCTACCATGCAGTTGTGGAGACACACTTGTGTAAAACGGGAATAACAGTATTTTACTATACCGGATCAATCAATGTATGCAACGCTTAATAACTTTTCCACTTAGCATATTGTGATTGATCGAGGATAGCAAAACAATGCTATTCCCGTTTCACACAAATTTTTCTGTCAAGTGAAAGTATTAAATTTTAGAGGGTATACAAGTTTCAAGTAGGGGATATATCAAACAGAGTCGTGAAGACCAatataaaaatcataaaatttgatGGAAAACGTAATGTTATTGACCCATGCCTTATTTGGGGATATAATCATTTGCCGCCGAAGAAGGTGTCTGACATCAcacaatataaaaaagatgaGTACAATTGTCAATTTATTATCTCTTGAATTGTATACCTGagcattttcttattttttatgataCCTCTCTTGTGTTTTTTCCTGTTACTGAATCAAGTTAAGACCCATGCCTTATTTGGGGATATAATCATTTGCCGCCGAAGAAGGTGTCTGACATCAcacaatataaaaaagatgaGTACAATTGTCAATTTATTATCTCTTGAATTGTATACCTGagcattttcttattttttatgataCCTCTCTTGTGTTTTTTCCTGTTACTGAATCAAGTtaaggtatttttttttataaaataaaataaaaatcttttaaATCGAAAATAGTGGGGCTCAACAAATTATGAGAGTCATTGTGATATGAATACTATAATCCTAAAGTTACAAATCCTTACCCTCATCTCTTCCACGAGTCTAGCCATCTAACCTTTGGTTTTTGACACTAGATTCATAATATGTGAATTAAGGTATAGAAAGTTCCATTTTGAAAGTTGAGGACCAAATATCAAGTCGATACAAAGTTCAGGGACCATagttaataataatttttttttctttttgtcaatatatatatgcactGTGGTCCAGCCAAGTTGAGCCAAAACAGAAAGTGACATGAACTGAGCCCCATTACgagaaaaaattgaaggcCACTCTCATTTCTCActtccatttctttcttgatGGTTCATGGTGATAATGCtttgattttgacaaaataaaactttaGTTTCTATCCTTGAAACACTATTTATTTTCAGCCTTGCCCTTCAAATTTTCTGTACAATACTTGCAAGTTGCAGGACAAGGAACTGCCAACTTGCAACCACATCGTTATAGCCTAAACCAGCAAACATTTCTaattctctcctctcttctttaataatattttttatttatacaagtaatagcctaaattactctaaattaatCCAATTTACGAAAGAGAATTGACTGCATTGATACCGTACGCAATAATTTATAGATAAACCACAAGTCAACTTCCCACTGAGCTCATGTCAGTGTAGACATTGTTGTCCCTTCCATTAAACAGCAATACAAGTAGGACCTACCCAACAGCACCAAAAGGGACCTCAGAATGGATCACAACTTCACAAGACCCTCTATCAGATAAAAAGTTACAAACCCAAGTAGGACTTTTTGTGTTTGGAACTATTTACAATCAGAATTTTCACATGAGGCTGATTCACAAACGTGGCTAACCCTTGGCCATTCGAATCCAATTGTCAACTTTCTGAAAATGACTTTTTCTTTCACTGTGGAGAGTAGGATATGATCAAAGTTTGCTTATTTCAATGTGCCTGCATCTGACTAGAGTCTCTTGACATGTAGTTTTTTAGTTGGGATGATGGGAAGTAAGCACATGAAGATCTGGTAGCTCCGAGACCACAATAGACAGCTGGTCCTCACCAATCAAGTGTCTAACACATGCaatatttgacaaaaaaataatattttgctAAAACATTATGGAGACTTTATTGCCTGAGGACCATACTAGCCTTGTGATCATGATGGGACCCGGTCCACATCAGCGGGTGTTAGAGCGGTTGATGTGAGGAGGGATGTTGCAGATGCCTTGCCTTGATAGCTCATCCAGTACACCTTCAGTGGAAGGAGGCTTAAGGCCCAAAGGAAGTGGTAGCCATGGCTTGCTTATTGCCTCCTTCACAACCTTGTCAACTACGTCTTCTGCCTGCAAAAGACAGATAGCAAAAGAGATTAAATTTCATGTCCATATTTGGATTTTGGTTTGTATGTTACCCTACCACTTAAATTATTTATGACTTGTCTACTTCAAGTAGCAAATTAATCCTATCCAATGTCATTCAATCACATTGATACATGAATGACTCTTCATTGCCGTTTAGTTTGTTTTGCCATACTTTCCGCCTTGTATATACATAATCCTACCATATTGACTCAAATGAAAACGACTGGCACTAGCTAGAAATTCAAGGTTTTCACATTGCAAtacaaaatgaaattcaatgTCTAAATTTAGAACAATGTACATAAAGGGTTTCTGGTGTTACCGGATGAAGGTCAAACAAATTATGTTGCATGCTGCACCCATTATCAACTACACCGGCGTGAAAACCTGCTGCATTCTGCAATTTAGAAACAAAGAGTGTGAAAGAAGATAGGGTTAACATGCATGCCTAACATGTATGCGTGGTTGAAAGAACAATCAACAGATTAAATGACCAATGCATAAACAAAATGTAGAAGTTTTCATTGGCATACTCACTTGAGGATAAGAGGGATAACCACCTTGCAGAGGTGGCATTACAGGACAACCCCATGCATCAGCTTGCATCTGTAACATTAAAATGGGGCAAATACAAAAGAATCTCCTCAATGAATAATGCTAATGCCACCattcatatatatacttgGGAAAGATGACAAACTTACCCCTTGATAAGGCTTCCAATGCCAACTTTCTGATGGTTGCCACTGGGGATAGCCAGGTGAACCCCACATCTGGACACCAGCTGGTTGACTGCCAGGTTGTCCCCACATAGGATAGACTGGTGCCATGGATAAGGAATTATTATAATGATATGGGGGAAAGGCCATGATAGGCTTCTGATTCTGAGGATAATAACTCCTTTGAATTGGATCTCTAGGATGTGGCAATCTCCGGTCGTCTTCCTTGGGTAAGATGTGTCTCTTATGCATGCGATATTTCTGCATGATAACAATTGTCAATCACCCCATTAGGTCAGAATGGGGAAGGGGGATTATCAACTTGTTAGCACTGATCAAAACAAAGACGGACACTCAGAAAAGAGGATTAACGTAACTGAGATCATAGGAtttcaaacaataaaaatgcTTGGTAGAAAAAGTTCTCGAAACAAATTTTATCTCAGTTATGCGAACTGTATAGGATACGGCCTTCGATCATTAGCAACTATGGGGATACACATGCTTCAATTTACGAAGGAGAGCAGCAACAAAGACAGCTTCTTACTGATTCTCTTTTCTTATGTCTCAGTAATCAACAAATTCAGTATAAAAAGAGTTGTTATGCAATGCAATAGGTTTATCATAAAACAAGTCTCAACAACATCTTAAGAGGTTCCAGCAATTATAGTTCCATCATCAAGCAAACGATAACTTGATTTGTTATCAAAGAATAAAATGCCCACCTGGAGATGGCTTGCTACATTATGCCTTGTCAAACCTTCAGCTTTCATCAGCTCTAGTATTCGAGAAGGAATGGCTTGATCCACACCCAGTTGTTCCACTGCCTGCACAAATTTCTTGTGCAGTTCAGGCGTCCAATCTACCTGAAACCAAAGACAAAAACCCAAATGCGATAAGATTGTCAAAACAATCATGTGCACTCATAATCCTTtctaatgaaaacaaattagtACATCATTTTCCCAGAGAACTACTAGTCTACTAAACCTGCAACATGCTTTTAGGTGGACTagttttttccatttttaaggACAGCTGACAAGACCAGAgcatcttattttttttattatcaaacTAGAGGCAATGTTGTTTTATCAAGCAGTTGTTCTTCCAAGTCAATGGCAAGCTCAAATTTCGTGATCATAGATTAAACTTATGAATATTCATAATCAGAAGAGTCCAGTAAAAATTTGCACCCTTACTTGATGAATATAAAAATGATTAGGGTACACATGCATGCATCCTTTTATTATGCACGCCTGGGGAAAATTGAGAAGCAACCAAATGCTAATGCTTCTCATGAACAGAAAAAACCGATGTTGCCAGCACCAGTATGGGGAACAATTGGAAGAGATCAAACAATTTGACATGATTCTGAAATCCAAATTACCTTCATCTTCTTCCGATTAGATTTGCATGAATTATTGGGAGCAGATGCTTTACTCAGATTTTCAGCAACACCACCAACGTCATTGGCACTGTTTCTATTATGCGGGTGCTGAGACCCATTAACAGAGTCATCTTCCTCTTTAACCACCCTTTTCCGAGTCATTTGAGGTTCACTCATTTGAACTGTCCCTTCATCGATTGGATTGCCACATGTAGTTTCGACTGATTTAGATTCACTGTCATTCTCCccactctctttctctgatAAGCAGTTAATTTGATCTTGGCAATCCCCATCAGCGAGTAATCGTGATCCCTGTTTAAGCTGCGGGGTTGAGGGAGCTGGGTACTTATCACTTCCTACTGACTGCTCACGGTCACTTTCATGAACCCTGGAAACATTTTCTGTTTCTACTGAGATTTTACATTTCTGCTCTTCAGTTTCCTGTTTGATCTGCAGTATGGATACTACAGATTCTTTGACAGGCTTCAGTGATTCAGAGATGGCACTCCCTCCTGCATTGAATGCCTGCTCAGGATttacaaaatcagaaaatttcTACTTACGGCATTTGCATAAAACTTTGTGGTAGATCTTGACACAACGTTACCATACTGGACAGACCTTATGAACAACATGCTGCCAAATATTCCTAAGTTTGTCTTCCGAGAGTGGTTTCCGCAGGAACTCAACTGCACCAAGCTGAAAATAGATTGTCAAATATATGATTGAAATATGATTGACTGGAAAAGCGGTGAAGAATCTCCAGTTATGATTTGAGCAATAAGATGGTAGACCTAAATCGAAATCACCAAAATTAGCACTCCTTGATCAGGCAGCAGATTTCAAAAGGAGAAGTTCACGGTGTTTGACTATTATTGAAATGAACTCTATGGGGGAATTATACCAGAAATCCAAACAGAGTAGAGCATGTTGCTGTTGCACTTTTGAATTAAATAAGAGGTTAGAGCAAATATCTTACCGCTATACACTTCATCATGGTGCTTAGGCAATGAATGTTTGAAGTCACTGTAAAGAAGATTTGGAAGCTTCACATTAGAAATCAAGTAATATATTAGAAGCAACAAAGTTATCATTGACGTTAATGGTTAGTTATGCTTAATGATCTAACAAGTTATTCGAAACTCAGAAAGATACTAAAcaataaaacacaaaatatttttataaaatggTTAACATACAAAATCATCAAAGGAACTAAAACAGGAACAAATACAAATCATGaataagcaaaagaaaaaatacaattttgtgTCAAATTTAAAATGGTTCAGGTTTACTTTATAAACTTACTAATGGTCGGCAAGTCCTTAGCAGTTTCGAGAAATTGGAAAACCCCATGGCCATTGCTTGCATTTACCTGGGACCATAAGTCTTATTAGGATATATCCAGCTACAGGAATGACAGCTAAAGCACTCTGAGACTATACTAATCAAGGGAATTGTTCAAAAAGTTCTAGGTGCTGAACTGAGCATCACAATGGTATTAAAATACTGAATAAGATGAAACAGGTTTAGCTGAGAACACATTTTCTAGAAAATGCTCCACCAAAGAACAGACTGGGTTCTTTTTTCGTTGGGATGTTCCAAACCAGCTAACAAGAATCAATGCTCCGAAGAAGCACGTCAGATTTCtctgaaaataacaaaattgagTTATAGCTTCATTCAAGTTCAGTACCTCAACAATTGCAACTTGGAAACTTAGAGGATTGCTTGAAAATGCTGATAACGCTTCGGTTTCATTGCAAAATGTAGTAACTGCAATAGACATGATGATGTTACCAAAAGAGTGTATACATGAATGCAAAACAGATGTGCGCACAAACTGATAGAAAACAAACTTAGAAATTATActgataaaacaaaataaagatatgCTAGTTAGATCTAAACAGGATAACTTTGGTTTTTCCCCTGCATTCAACTTCTAATTTTAGTGCAGAGAAAAACATAAGTTTACctttaaattcaaaataaatatataaaaaaactgaaagCCACTTTTCAACATTTGGATCACAAAAgtataaatatgaaattgggatttcaatttatttctttagtggaAAAGGGAAACGAGCTATGGTGATGGTGAGCAAGAAATTGATTCTTTTTCCATGGTCAGGTACCTTTCTAACCTCCATATGACTAAAATCCAAAACCACATTCAAACGGAAACAAGAATCCATCTATATAGAGAAGCATTATAAGATGCTTTAATGGGAAAAACGGGGGACCAGTATACTTATGGAAAATTAATGAAGAAATGGGAAAAGGGTGAAACCAGTATTTCTAGTTCAGGAAAGAAGATTGtctaagagaaaaaaaaaatgataaaaacaaaaagggaagATAGAAATTTCTCACCAATATAATCCATGGCCTCAAGCTTTGATTTTATCTCGGCCGCAGAACTGTTGTCTTCATCAAGGAGAAGAACTTTAAGGCCCTTGGGGAAATCTTTCCACTCTTGCAAATCATTAGCAGTGCAAACCATAGCTG encodes the following:
- the LOC117627297 gene encoding two-component response regulator-like APRR2 isoform X1 — encoded protein: MVCTANDLQEWKDFPKGLKVLLLDEDNSSAAEIKSKLEAMDYIVTTFCNETEALSAFSSNPLSFQVAIVEVNASNGHGVFQFLETAKDLPTIMTSNIHCLSTMMKCIALGAVEFLRKPLSEDKLRNIWQHVVHKAFNAGGSAISESLKPVKESVVSILQIKQETEEQKCKISVETENVSRVHESDREQSVGSDKYPAPSTPQLKQGSRLLADGDCQDQINCLSEKESGENDSESKSVETTCGNPIDEGTVQMSEPQMTRKRVVKEEDDSVNGSQHPHNRNSANDVGGVAENLSKASAPNNSCKSNRKKMKVDWTPELHKKFVQAVEQLGVDQAIPSRILELMKAEGLTRHNVASHLQKYRMHKRHILPKEDDRRLPHPRDPIQRSYYPQNQKPIMAFPPYHYNNSLSMAPVYPMWGQPGSQPAGVQMWGSPGYPQWQPSESWHWKPYQGMQADAWGCPVMPPLQGGYPSYPQNAAGFHAGVVDNGCSMQHNLFDLHPAEDVVDKVVKEAISKPWLPLPLGLKPPSTEGVLDELSRQGICNIPPHINRSNTR
- the LOC117627297 gene encoding two-component response regulator-like APRR2 isoform X2, with protein sequence MVCTANDLQEWKDFPKGLKVLLLDEDNSSAAEIKSKLEAMDYIVTSNIHCLSTMMKCIALGAVEFLRKPLSEDKLRNIWQHVVHKAFNAGGSAISESLKPVKESVVSILQIKQETEEQKCKISVETENVSRVHESDREQSVGSDKYPAPSTPQLKQGSRLLADGDCQDQINCLSEKESGENDSESKSVETTCGNPIDEGTVQMSEPQMTRKRVVKEEDDSVNGSQHPHNRNSANDVGGVAENLSKASAPNNSCKSNRKKMKVDWTPELHKKFVQAVEQLGVDQAIPSRILELMKAEGLTRHNVASHLQKYRMHKRHILPKEDDRRLPHPRDPIQRSYYPQNQKPIMAFPPYHYNNSLSMAPVYPMWGQPGSQPAGVQMWGSPGYPQWQPSESWHWKPYQGMQADAWGCPVMPPLQGGYPSYPQNAAGFHAGVVDNGCSMQHNLFDLHPAEDVVDKVVKEAISKPWLPLPLGLKPPSTEGVLDELSRQGICNIPPHINRSNTR